A portion of the Parasteatoda tepidariorum isolate YZ-2023 chromosome 5, CAS_Ptep_4.0, whole genome shotgun sequence genome contains these proteins:
- the LOC107443814 gene encoding large ribosomal subunit protein P1: MSSTDELACVYSALILQDDEIAVTPEKIATLLKAANVDVESYWPGLFARALEGVDVKQLITNVGSGVGAAPAASSAPAADAGDAKAESKKEEKKEESEEEDDDMGFGLFD; the protein is encoded by the exons ATGTCTTCTACTGATGAATTAGCCTGTGTTTATTCTGCTCTGATCTTACAAGATGATGAAATTGCTGTTACA CCAGAGAAGATAGCAACTTTATTGAAAGCTGCTAATGTGGATGTGGAGTCTTATTGGCCag GTCTCTTTGCAAGAGCTTTGGAGGGTGTTGATGTTAAACAACTGATCACAAATGTAGGATCTGGAGTTGGAGCTGCACCTGCTGCTAGTTCTGCTCCTGCAGCTGACGCTGGTGATGCTAAGGCAGAGagcaaaaaggaagaaaagaaagaagaatctGAGGAAGAAGATGATGACATGGGATTTG GTCTTTTTGACTAG
- the LOC107443813 gene encoding electron transfer flavoprotein subunit beta codes for MSLRVLVGCKRVIDYAIRIRIKGDKSGVVTEGVKHSLNPFDEIAVEEAVRMKEKKICSEIIAVSVGPQSSQETLRTALAMGADKGIHVEVDGKDYETLLPFHVSKILAALAQKEKVDLVITGKQAIDDDANQTAQMTAAQLDWPQATFASEIVKADNTLKVKREVDGGLENITVKLPAVVSADLRLNEPRYATLPNIMKAKKKPITVMKPGDLGVDISPRIEIISVEDPPTREAGTKVQSVDELLQKLKDLGRL; via the exons atgagTTTACGTGTTCTCGTTGGGTGCAAAAGAGTGATTGATTATGCTATTAGA attagGATAAAAGGTGACAAAAGTGGAGTAGTAACTGAAGGTGTTAAGCATAGTTTAAATCCTTTTGATGAAATAGCCGTGGAAGAAGCAGTCcgaatgaaagaaaagaaaatatgcagTGAGATTATAGCTGTTTCTGTTGGTCCGCAATCTTCTCAA GAAACTTTACGAACAGCTTTGGCTATGGGTGCAGACAAAGGAATTCATGTTGAAGTAGATGGAAAAGATTATGAAACTCTGTTGCCTTTTCATGTATCTAAAATTCTTGCTGCATTAGCTCAAAAGGAAAAAGTTGATTTAGTTATAACAGGAAAGCAA gctATTGATGATGATGCTAATCAAACAGCACAAATGACAGCTGCTCAATTAGACTGGCCTCAg GCAACTTTTGCTTCTGAAATTGTGAAAGCTGATAAtacccttaaagttaaaagagaAGTTGATGGCGgattagaaaatattacagTTAAGTTACCAGCTGTAGTCAGTGCAGATTTACGCTTGAATGAGCCAAGATATGCTACACTACCTAATATTATG aaagcaaaaaagaaacCTATTACTGTTATGAAGCCAGGAGACTTAGGTGTTGATATTTCACCTAGAATTGAAATCATCAGTGTTGAAGATCCACCAACTAGAGAAGCGGGTACTAAAGTCCAATCAGTTGATGAACTACTTCAAAAATTGAAGGACCTTGGAAGATTATga